The Paenibacillus sp. FSL W8-0426 region GCCAGCTTATAAAAACGATTCGGAACGATCAACCCGATGGAGAGGGTTTTCAGGCGAATTTTCTCATCGGCATTAATTTTTTTGCTATCGAGCAGTTCCATGACGTCCCAACCGAAAATATTGTAATAAGCCGCACCGGAGCCTTTGCGTTGACCCATCTGGTCCGCGTAGGAGAAGCCGTCTTCCATCAGCTTGAGCACGGGCGTGATGCCTTTGGCGGCACCTTCCACGCCTTTGATGGCTTCGCCCCGGGCGCGCAGCTTGGACAAATTCACGGCAACGCCGCCGCCGATTTTGGACAACTGCATGCATGTATTCAGCACATAGTTGATCGAGTTCAAGGAATCGTCCATTTCGAGCAGGAAGCAGGATACCAGCTCTCCGCGCCGGCTTTTGCCCGCGTTCAAAAATGTCGGAGTGGCTGGCTGCAGGCGCTGTTCCATCATGGAACGGGACAACAAAGAAGCTGTGTCGAAGTTTCCGCGACCCAAATGCAGCGCTACGGCTGCCACGCGATCCGGATATTGCTCCAGCACCGTTTTGCGATCATAGCTTCTCAGCGCGTAATCGGTATAAAATTTCGAAGCTGCCATGTAGGAAGGGAAGCGATGCTGGTAACTGCGCGTGATTTCAAAGATTCGTCTCACTTCATCGGCAGTGTAGGAAGCATAGAAGTCCTCGTAATAATCATTCTCAATCATATAGCTGACTTGATCGTCGATGGTGGCAAAACGCATGCTCTTTTCTTCGATCTCTTTCATAAACTCGGCTACAGCTTCCTGATCCTTATGTAACTGGAAAAAGCCATCGGAGTCGCGCTGCAGCAGCATGTTGTTCAATTCAATATGTTTCAAGGCGGCTTACCTCCTGTTCAAAATGCTCTACGTCTTTTTTGGTGCCGGATAGCTCGAATTTGCTGATTACAGGCACGTTATAGGATGCGGAAATCAAATCCGCGCTTTTGGCGAAACGTTCGCCCCAGTTGCGGTTGCCGCTCGCGGCAACGCCAATCAAATATTTGGAGTTTTTTTGCAAAAAAGAAGACACCTTGTCAGGTATCTGTCCAAAACCTGTTGTATATGTCACGAGTACGTATGGTTCGTCGATCGTCATTTGACTATTGATCTGGATGGCCGGCATGTGAAGCTTGGAGATGAATCTCTTCACATTGCCAGTGATGGAATCATACACGATCAGCAATATCATTAACCTCCTTAAACGTAAAAGCTATCTATAAATACGCTATATGTAGATTGCTTTTCTAATTCTATATCAATATATAGATTTGTCAATGAATATAAGGTGAACTCTTTCAAAATAGCGATGAGGGTGCATGGAATCAAATATGTGTGAAAATGGGAGAAGGATGAACCCGTTGTCCTGAATAACATTGTATTCCTGATCGATCGATTGCGTGATTCGGTGAGGAAGCGTAAGGAGGAAGGGAGAAAGCTTCGCAGTCGGGAGCGGCTAATTTTGTATGAGGAGACTCCATTTTGCTTGGGAGCTGAAGGTTATGTTAGGATACATAAGTGATTGGGAAAAAAATATAGAGGTGAGATCATAGTGAAAATAACATTACATAAGCAGAGCGATGTCGATATTTTAACTGAAATTTGGTACAAAGGCTCGGTTCAAGCCCATGATTTTATCGAGGAGGCTTATTGGCTTTCCAACAAAACCGAAATGAGAGACAAGTATATTCCGATGTCGGAAACCTATGTCATCTACGATCAAGAAGAAATCGCCGGATTCGTTTCGATGGTAGATGACTATTTGGCAGCGCTTTTTGTCGATCCATCGCGTCAGAATAAGGGATACGGCAAAGAGCTGCTTCGTTTTGTCAAAAGCAAAAAATCAAAAATCTCGCTAAAAGTGTACAAAGAAAATGCCTCGGCCGTACGTTTTTACGAGAAAAACGGCTTTCATGTCGTGGAAGAGCTTCTGGATGAGCAAACCGGTCATGAGGAATACCTGATGGAATGGAAAGAAACTGGAACAAATTTGTTTTCTTGATAAGTAAGCGAAAGTTCAATTCGAAAGTTCAATTAGGCATTCACAATAATCGATAAAGGCTCTGCGGGGTTATGTACCTCTAGCAGAGCCTTGTTCTTCATGATGTATTTCAATCTCTTTATTGTTACGTTTGTTTGATTGCCAATCTATACGACTTGGGGGCGATCCCCTTAGGTTCTTGAACAGCTGGGAAAAATACGGCGCGTTGTCTTGCCAACCGGATAACATCAGCGATTCCAGGCGACCGTACTTGCCGGAGATACGCCGTACACTTCCCGATAGAGCACATCCCTCACTTCTTCAAACTGTGAAGGGGTCAAATGCTCCGGATAACTCATGATCCGGAGTGACAAAGGCTGCTGTCCTGCGCGCAGCGGCGGTTGAACATAGGCAGCCTCCTCTAAATGGAATCCCAAACGCTCGTAAAATCCGATCCTTCTTCGCTTCAGCGAATTCTCGGGCAATTCCACCTCCAATACGATCGGCAGAGCAGACCTCTTCATGAAACGTTCCATCAGCCGCTTGCCGATGCCTCCACCGCGAATGCCCGGGGAAACGGCGATATTTTCAACGTACCGAAACGTCTCGAATTCCCAGCCTGCGAGGAAGGCAATGACTTCGTTCTGTTCATTCTTCTCGGTAAGAAGCAGATATCTCGAATTGGACAACAGCTTCAATTGCTGCGAATATTCACGATACTCAGCCTCCGGAAAAGATTGTTTCATAATGTCGTATACTTGATCGAACTGTTCTTGCAGCATCATACAACCACCCCTGAATGTAATAATCACTTTGGATATTCACCACGATAAACCTTGGTATAATACTAAGGTCAAGCGATCGGTCGCAAGGTGGTGTTATTATGATGGAGCAGCCCCTATTTAAATGGGGGAGTGGTGTAACGGATAGGGTAAGTTCGGAAAAAAAGCATTCAAAAATCCAGTTGTTGAAGGAGGCGAAGCATGGATTATTATTCACCGATGGAAGCTGCTTTAAAAGTA contains the following coding sequences:
- the nrdI gene encoding class Ib ribonucleoside-diphosphate reductase assembly flavoprotein NrdI; protein product: MLIVYDSITGNVKRFISKLHMPAIQINSQMTIDEPYVLVTYTTGFGQIPDKVSSFLQKNSKYLIGVAASGNRNWGERFAKSADLISASYNVPVISKFELSGTKKDVEHFEQEVSRLETY
- a CDS encoding N-acetyltransferase; the protein is MKITLHKQSDVDILTEIWYKGSVQAHDFIEEAYWLSNKTEMRDKYIPMSETYVIYDQEEIAGFVSMVDDYLAALFVDPSRQNKGYGKELLRFVKSKKSKISLKVYKENASAVRFYEKNGFHVVEELLDEQTGHEEYLMEWKETGTNLFS
- a CDS encoding GNAT family N-acetyltransferase; the protein is MMLQEQFDQVYDIMKQSFPEAEYREYSQQLKLLSNSRYLLLTEKNEQNEVIAFLAGWEFETFRYVENIAVSPGIRGGGIGKRLMERFMKRSALPIVLEVELPENSLKRRRIGFYERLGFHLEEAAYVQPPLRAGQQPLSLRIMSYPEHLTPSQFEEVRDVLYREVYGVSPASTVAWNR